A window of Quercus robur chromosome 12, dhQueRobu3.1, whole genome shotgun sequence genomic DNA:
GCCTAGGTGTTAGACTTGAAATGTTGGGAAGGTCAAACTTGAGCTTAGCACATTCATCAAACTTGGTAGCCGAACGCCACCAGCAATGAACCATTCTAGATAACTCATACtcgtcatcatcatcacagGAAGAAGTTAGTTGGtttttcatctctttcttcCCAAAAAGTCTTTAAATTTTAGCCAAGATTGTGACTAATTGTGGACTCAACTTTAAGAACCCTGTATGTAGAAGTTTGAACAGTTTGGTTCTTGTTATTGAATACACTATTGCATGAATAGCAAATACATAGAGGAGACAGAGACAATGGTCCTACATGCATTTGTCCAAATCCAACAATCTCTGTTTGCCGAATGTCCTAGTCCTTCAATCTTCTTCACGGGTTTGGCAGCCATAGGATTAGAGGTGCTGGTTCCTAGCTCTTTCGTGTACTGGCACATGAATTTCAAATCGTACTAATTTTACAGAAATACCCACGTGGTAACGTTTATAGAATATTCTCGCCACATTTACCTCGTAATGGTTTTTGATGCGTATTGATACacttttttcatccaaatcacTAGGACCACAAACGGCACAAACGTCCACAGAGAAACTTAACCCTAATTACTAAACGGCATTTTGTGCTACCACCGTGCATTTGGAAGCTACAGTGCAGTTGATTCTCATACTCTCGAAACTTGTGGCTATTGTTTTTTGAAAGGCGTTACGCCCatcacatttttataacaaatcgtAGGTGaaaagttattattgattctaatttgaatcatAAATACCACGTCTACAATATCTTTTTACCCATACATAACAATCTGCCATTTAggatatattataaaaatgttgtgaaaatattatagacatagcatttctctttgttttttacttcttctttttttcccatattcttcttctctttggAACACTATACTCAGCCAAAAAAAACCTAATAGCAAAATGGTATGTCTTGGACAGAGATGGCTCAAACGCATAGTAACCGAAAAAGGAGGATGAACGGTAATGGTGCAAACCCTGTAGCATAAGCTAAAAGGAAAGTACATTGCTGTAAAAATGCCATAGGTTTTGTGTACAGGGCCTCATCTTCAGTTTTGTTCTCACATGCAGTTATTATTCCCCCCCGCGCCCCACCCCCTTTCTAATCAATGGAGGGGATGGGGAAGTGTGCACTTGGCCGTTATAGAATTACCGAGCAGGGCATTGGCTGCTTCATCTATCTTAGAAGTATTCATGCATTGTCAAGTAATGAGTGTTCGGCCATAACCAAGAaaacagaaaaaggaaaaaggaaaaaaagggggggagaATTGTTTTTCCCTGCCGACTGCTATGTAAAATTAAACCAAATACAGTGCTTTTTAGGGGGGAATTTTTTTCCCTGCTGACTGCTAGTGTAAAATTAAACCAAACCAGTATATTCCGTTATGTAAACCAAATACAGTGCTTTTTACCCACCCTGCAAAACCAAAAGCCGCGGGgaaaactttttctttgttaatatgTTTGTGGCCTCCAATCGTTTTCATTGTAGTATGTCAAAACAAAACATCcctttaaattttgattaagaTTCAAAGCATATGTACACAAGATAGTAATTGGCACAAACTAATAAGTACGAGTACAGACCCCACAACCATCCCTCCCTTCACGACCCTAGCAGGCAATTTACTAGAATCTGCATGTCACACTAACACTTGGGAGTGTTAGGTGTACAAAACACAAGATTCCTGCGCGTATAGGGGTGGGGGGGAAGAAATAGGCGAAACTACACTGATGGTCCTTGAAGTTTACTTGACGTGCACAATTGGTCCCTTAACTTTCAATTGAGTGTtattagtccctcaagtttcaaaactAAACACTATTAATCCTTTGTTAACTTCCGTTAGTGTTATTGTTTATGTGGCTAACGgaataatgatgtggcattGTTTTAATTGATGtggtatttactatttatttttatttaaaaactataCATGTCATAAACTCATAAAAGCAAATAATTGACCCAGTTCAAGTGGGTTAATACCcgaatcaaacaaaaattatcaatctAAAACTAACATAAGAGAGTAATAGCCCAAGACCATCGTCCTTCTCCACGCGACAGCAGCGCCGTCATCCTTGACAACCACTTTGATTCATGGTCATGCTCGCAGCTTCGCACAGCCATTGCTTTGCACCTCCCCTCTCATCTTTGGCCAACCCATCTAGTTTGTGTTGTCCCTAGGCAGTTGGGACATGATAGGAAGGACTCTTTTGGTGATATGAGTGTTGATGAGGAAATTTCTAGAGCACCATGATTTTAATATTGGTTGTGcaacatatgatttttttgtgcAGCAACTCAATCTGTTGTTGCATTTTTCAATTGATGATTAAGGTTCTGGACATGGGTTTTGTAGATTATTCAGTTGGGTTTGTTCCGTTTTGATTGTACTTGCTATGTACATATGTGCTTTTGCTTTCTTGTGGTACCAACTAtaattggaggtgaattttgtaGAGAAGACTTTCATTGTATTGGATGTAGTTGATGGAGGGTTTATTCATAGAGATCCCCTTGTTGAAGGTCAATTAAATTTATAGCCTTTTGACCAATTGCCCTTAGTTCTTTTGCTGTGTGAGCTCAACCATGAATCAGAATGGATGTGGAGGACGATGATGTTACTTAGGCTCGGGGCAGGAGATGCTATTGCCAATAGAGGAAGGCAGCATTGCGTGGAGGAGGACGACAGTATTAGGGTCTCATTAATTTTATTGGGACTTTTAGTTTGATTTGGTCCACTTGAACTGggttagatattttcttttatgggtttatggtatgtctaatttttttttaaataaaaataaataccacattaattttaaaaataccaCATCACTATTTCGTTAGCGACATAGACAATAATATTAATGACAGTTAAAGGATTAATAGCActcaattttgaaacttgagggaTTAAAAACACTcagttgaaacttaaaaaaccAATTATGCACATCAAGTAAACTTTAGGAACCAATAATAGAGTTTCGCTAAAGAAATAACCAGACATAAACTTCATTAATCCTTGACTTTTTTGACATTAATACAACCAACAAAAAATCTTTCATCACCAAACACATGGTATCCAGAACAGAAACCTTTCttactaaaatgacaaaatcttGAGATCCCCTATTACCATCAAAACAGGAccttcactttctttttctttttgataaataaaaacagGACCTtcacttgaaaataaaaataaataaataaaaaacataaagtaTCTTTTTCTCATATCGCTCTGAGCTATAAAGCGGAAAAACCAAACAGGCCTTGCCCTTCCATTTTAGTAACcagcaaaggaaaagaaattaaatggaagAGTAACcagcaaaggaaaagaaataaaatggaGGCAGGGGTTGCTACATTGTTCGGGTGGTTTTCTCTGGCGATTGCTAGTACTTCCACAATTTTCACAATCTAACCTAATTCATGGTATCACACACACCCCCTTTTATTGGACCACTGTAAGAGAGCAAACATACTTCTGCGATCTCTTCAACTACACCAGACTCGCGAACATAACAGGACCAAAGGGTAAGTAGATATCCTAGCCACCAGAAGTTGAAAAATATTCAATGTCACAAACCTAGACTCCAAACTTCATTCCACTGCCAACCGGAAGTCCTGCAGATTCAATTACCAACAAAGGTCATGACATATGGTACTAATAAACTTCCAACAAATAACAAATCTCACTCAAAACGTAAATTCAATATTAAAACCCATTTGGTAGAACCAGCCCAAACAAACAAGTCCCAGCATGAAACTCAGTCTAAATGGCCAGTTGCAATAAGCAAAAGCTGCAAAACTATCCCTAAACCATCCCACAAGATGTATCTAGTTGTTATGTTTTACTGGGCAGTCCAAATTACACCtaacattcttttttcttttttaatttatttataattcgcTAGTTACTACGGGAGAGGGggaatttgaaccctagatgtcTTGAAATAATTACACCTAATTCTTATAGTATCTAACCAATGAACTTTAGTTCAAATGGCACTTCCTATCCCCATAAGAATGGGTAGAGGGAAAGGGCATGAGTGTAAGACCTACTAGGTGCATTTGTaacttaccatttttttttgaaggtgcATATActatgtttaaaataaaattataaaaataaaaaagcatccTTTATTCTAAGTTAAATAATAGGTTAGAATATATGTACAAACTAGAACCAAAACTACAGGTAAAGAGCTCACAGTGACCCTCAGATGAGGACCTATGCACAGCAATTACCTCAAGTCATTTTCACTGAATATGCATCTCAAAATAATAGTTGAAGTGGTAAGAGTGCATACCTTCAACTGAAGTTAAATCCACCAGAAGGAACAGGAACTTCATTTCCTCCAAAATTGAAGCTAGATTGAGGAGCATCACCTGGGGGCAATGgctcatcatcatcctcaaccCAATATGTCTCTAAAATCTTCACTGCCTTTTCATATATCTCATTGTTGTCATGACTCTGAAGATTTTCAATCTTATCTATCCCCTCAGCATCATCAATCAATTGGGCATTCAAGTTTACATCTGTCTTGCCCATATTTTTCTCAGCTTCCCCAACCTTTAGAATGTTCTCAAGCCCTTCCAAGCAAACTGTGACAATTCTTGGGTCTGGACAAATTAGGAGATCACACAATGGCTTAATACACCCCTGGCTTACCAAGTACCTACCAGACATTAATCAAATCAAACATTTACATGTAAGACAACGATTAGGCAGAACTATTtaagaaaaaccaaaatcattactggggaaaaaaaatacttgattTGATCATGGGTGCCACCAGAAGTAGCATTTGAAATTGCCCAAGCAGCTTCTTTCTTAATCTCAAACTCTGCAATTTGAAGTAGTTGGACAAGGGGTGGAATGATACCAGCCTCAATTACAGCCTGCAAGTTTCAAAATACAGGCCTTAAATATCATCTTCACAACATATTAACAAGAATAATATCACCACTTTAACAGGCAATTGACAGATTTCTTCCATAGCCATATTCAGTAAGCATCATATTATCCAATCGATGGATGAAAATGTTTATTGAGCCAAAAAGGATATCAAAGACAATCATGACAACTCACTGATTAGTGTGCATTTTCAAAGATGAATTTACTTGCCCACCTGTATCTGATTTACATTTCCAGCTGTGATGTTTGAAATGGTCCAGCAAGCTTCCTTCTTGATGCTCTTCTTATGATTATGTGTCAACAGGTTCAGGAGGCAAGGAAGAGCTTGATGATTTATCATACActgaaagagggaaaaaaagggAAGCATTAAATACCTCCTCAAGGCAAAGTACAGCATTTCAAACCTAACAAACATGCCATATTCATTGAGTGACCAGCATCCCACAGGGATTTCACGCAAATATgccatttgaaattttatcttCTCACCGGTTTTGATATAGTAttctattaattaatttattaatttacagGTAGTTCCTGATCAGCTGGTTAGGATCAATCTGAACCAGCTCATTATGTATACAAGTCAATATGATAACTATTAAACAACTTAATAGAAAGACAAGACAGCCAATCAGAAGTGTTTTGAAATCCTGACATAATTCTAAACAAGCAAACAGGGATGAATGAACACAAACAAGTGCCTTCAAAAgtaataaacacaaaaagtgagcaaaattaaattaaattcataaaaatatttaaaaatttgaaaaaacctAGAACATTGGATttacatgtataatttgaaAGTTATTCAAGAATATTGAAAACTCTAAACTAATATTCTGTgcaaaaaattcttatttttgtttcagCCTTTGTTGTAGTTGGAATATGGTTTTGCTGAATTTATTTGGATTGTTAATAATTCTGATTAGAACATCTCATCTGCAAATGATGGGATTATAATAGTCCTTTCATTAGTTAACATCCTTAAGATCTCGGTAATAATTGGGCAGCTGAAAGAGCCCTTTCCCAGTAGTAAGCCATAGCATTTAGAGTCAATTGCAGAGTATAttgtggggggtgggggggccTACATAAGTACATTTCTCACTAGAAAGAAACACAGAAAGCTCTGCATAAACTTTACACTTCAATCAAACACATCAAGACTCACagccaaaaggaaaaaaaaaaattgatgaacaCTGAAAAACAACAACATTCAATGATTTGTTCACAAAACCATTTCAAACTTTGTTGATGTCTAGCATTTGTATGCAAAAGGTGCTAAGATCAATCTAATTCCAAAAATGACCCTCATATTTGTACTCTTAACTTAAAAATGCCAGTCACAAGCCAAGAGAGAGGACGGAGGTTGTATGCTAAACCAGCATAAAACCTTTGGGTAAACCTTCATCAATAGGATATGATCCAAACTCCAAATACTTATGCATCCTTtcaatataaatacaaaaatggCATATGCCAATGTAGCACATCCTGAAAATATCCGACACACCCTATTGATGTAATGTCATTTAAGTTATACAGAAAAGTAagacattttaatttttctacatAATAATCAATAGAATAGGGAAGCATTGCTACAAGAGCATGATATGGTATATTAGCCCATAAGTGAGGATATACAGTTTAATTTAGTTACTAACTAATCTCATCATGAACTAACATTGTACCTCATCCAactataaagaaagaaaatagtataATCAAAATCAACTTTCTAGAACGAAGATTAgtggaaaattatatttttcatattgaaTACCTGAGTTTGCATATCATCCCCTGTGACAATATTTCCAACTGTGCGAAGGGCAGGAATGAGGACCGTTGGAGATGGATGCCTAATCAAAGAAAAGTTTGAGAGCATTAAGATATCATACGAAATAAACAGGATTGTAActccaaaaaaaccaaaaactaattcAAAAGTCTAATGAAATCCTTTACTCACAGTAGAAGTTCAACAAGTCTGGGACAAACACCCGCATCAATGACAGCTTGGATTTTATCATTGGTACCATCTGAAAGATATGATAGTGCCCAGCATGCATCAGTGAGGACTTCCTCATCATTTGACTGTATAAGACGCTCAAGAGCTGGGATTGCAGGCTTTGTCTGTGcattgagatttaaaaaatttaaaagcatgtctggaacaaaatatgaaaatgagaaaaagatgCATTAGACACCAATGGCTCAGCTTTATGTGTACCACCTGCTCAAATGGAGGTGGTGGCTTGCCCCTACAGAAGTTTGATAATGTCCATGTCGCATTTCTCAACATAGAAAGTTTTGCATGTTCATTAAACTGTGCCAGCAACGGCAATAAGGCCCCATGACTAAGGACAAGATCACGGCATTTAGGTGAGTCACCGGCAACATTTCCTAATGCCCAAACAGCCTACAACTCAAAAGGGGTTTGTTAGCAACCAATTGACAAATAATTTAGCTGTAAGGAATCAACAGCAGAAaatcctcaaaaaaataaagcttATACAAAATAGCAATTAGAAATATACACCTGTTCGCGAACATCATCAGCTGGAGAGCCTAAAAGTTTGACAAATATCGGGATGGCTCCATGATCAATTACAACCCTGGTGTTTTCCGATGTCCCAGAAGCAATATTTGTTAGGGCCCAAGCTGCCTCAAACTGAACAATACACCCAAGaccatagaagaaaaaaatcaacaaacatGAAACGACACGAATAACATACGTGAATTCAGTACCAAACCGaataacataatttaaaaaatcgAACCTGAAGTTGCGGGAACTCATCCCTCGCAAGGAACTCAACAAAGCGAGGAACAACACCGGATTGTACAACTTCATTAATCGGAGGACTGCGCTCTGGTAAAACATTCATAGCAAGACAAGTTAACCTACTAATCACCACCAGTACAAAACGAACAAAATTTCAACATGACATTGAAAATTTACCAATCGAAAGCAGCTTTCGGAACTGAGTGGTTGCCTCAAGCTGCAAGTTCATGTCATCGGAACAAACGCCACCAACCATGGCAGGTAGACTTTCTAACTGCATTTTACATCAACAAAGGCGTCATTCATTTACATCAAACCACACCTTTCATCTCTATAATTTGTTCCGAGTTCGATTTTCTCGTTTCTCGAATCTAAAACGTTACAATTTAGTCCCTGAACAATTACAGAAAAGCTAGAAGGACAAAATCGATAACTTTTACCTATTGTTGATTAGGTCACAGTGAGTATTGAATTAAAACCTAAAGCACTGAGAAGCTTTTAATTTTGGGGATTGAATCGTAGttaaaagcaataaaacatTGAAACGCAGAGGATTAttgatcagagagagagagagagagagagagagagaatcagttACCTTCTTTTCAGAAGTTGGAGTCGAAGGCATTTGAGGAGCAACAAGGCCTTCACGACGCTTCTTCTGCAAGCTCTCTTCACGACGGTTCTTACGGATCTCGACCATGTTGTCCTCCCTGCGACGGCGGCCTTCCTCGGCGTCCACCGCCACCTTGTAGCGGTTCCGCCGCACCTCGGTCCTGGCGTTCGGTCTCAGAGACATGGTTTTTTGGTCGGCGTGGGAATCGAAGATCGAAGAGtcggtgagagagagagtgagattgAGATTTGAGGGTAAAGTGTGTGTGTGACTGTGAGTGAATGAGTGAGACTGTGagatagtgatttttttttttgtttgtttgttctgttCTGTTTAGACTAATTCGAAATGAGATGGAGAGGAGGGCTCTGTGAGTGACATGACATGATtttatagatagatagataggtAGAAGGGAAGGGAAGGGTTTCAAAAGTTTCCTTCTTTTAGCCAATCTAACAACCGGTGGATCTGAAACTGGGACTGGATTTCCTCTTTATTAACGGAAACGCCattcattttgaatttgaatgattGCGGTACTACTCACCACTCATCACTCGCCTCGCCGCTCTAACGTCACTGGGCTGTGACTGTTAGTTAATGAAAACCACCCATTGTTTTTCTAAGGCTACGTTTGGTAAGTCTACAATGATAATGCATTAATAGAAcgcattttttaaaaagaattcattagggcagaatttttttaaattaaattttggtattGTAAACAAACTTTTACTGAAAATTAATAATACTAAATGAAATTATGGTTGGCTCGAAATCTTtgcataatgtttttttttttttttgagttttgacaatTTTGATTCTAAGTTTCATGGAGAAATGAAATTGATTTGGCTTAATGTTAATTTTTGGTAGGCTGACTTGGCTAActttgaatattttttgcaCAATGATCTACTAAATTTGGGAGATTATGCCAATGAGAATTTAATGATAGTGAATCTAATATTAGATGTCAATCAGGTGGAACAAGTGTGTAGTATGGAGTGAAATAAGGGATGTGTCGCAACATAGCCTTTCTTGGCTTTTTGACTCACACGTGCAACACTTATGGACTCATGGAAGTGCATATGCTCCAAGCCCACATGCTCCTTCTTCCTTCAGGCTCAATCATGTATACAAATCCTCTCTTGGGCCTTACAAACTACACTTCTAAAAATTCCCTCCAAAGAGATCTCTTCGAGTGGGCTTATACCACATGTGATgagataaagtaaaaaaaaaaaaaacaatagccAAATCTTGCATGTTGGGTTGTTTGTTAGTTGGGTTTCTAGGTAGACTTTTGCACCGATTTGGTACATAACATGACCTATTTTGAATGATCGTCATGTCAAAAGCCCAAGTTTACCAAG
This region includes:
- the LOC126710621 gene encoding importin subunit alpha-2-like; this encodes MSLRPNARTEVRRNRYKVAVDAEEGRRRREDNMVEIRKNRREESLQKKRREGLVAPQMPSTPTSEKKLESLPAMVGGVCSDDMNLQLEATTQFRKLLSIERSPPINEVVQSGVVPRFVEFLARDEFPQLQFEAAWALTNIASGTSENTRVVIDHGAIPIFVKLLGSPADDVREQAVWALGNVAGDSPKCRDLVLSHGALLPLLAQFNEHAKLSMLRNATWTLSNFCRGKPPPPFEQTKPAIPALERLIQSNDEEVLTDACWALSYLSDGTNDKIQAVIDAGVCPRLVELLLHPSPTVLIPALRTVGNIVTGDDMQTQCMINHQALPCLLNLLTHNHKKSIKKEACWTISNITAGNVNQIQAVIEAGIIPPLVQLLQIAEFEIKKEAAWAISNATSGGTHDQIKYLVSQGCIKPLCDLLICPDPRIVTVCLEGLENILKVGEAEKNMGKTDVNLNAQLIDDAEGIDKIENLQSHDNNEIYEKAVKILETYWVEDDDEPLPPGDAPQSSFNFGGNEVPVPSGGFNFS